A genomic window from Gossypium hirsutum isolate 1008001.06 chromosome D10, Gossypium_hirsutum_v2.1, whole genome shotgun sequence includes:
- the LOC107930296 gene encoding beta-glucuronosyltransferase GlcAT14A: MRISKVYSWFYGYYPWMVVFATTLVLFGSLSKSNNNQDEVPLKASKFQKPLRLPNKGYGYPPVLAYWISGSKGDSNKMVRLLKAIYHPRNQYLLQLDSGSSDYERENLGFLIESETVLQTFGNVNVEGKSYAVNKMGSSALAATLHAAALLLKINSDWDWFIPLSASSYPLLNQDDLLHAFTFLPRELNFIDYISNPGWKQRGEINRIVVDPNLYYKSNTPINYDVETRKPDAFEIFGGSPWVILSRSFMEFCIYGWDNIPRKLLMYFTNVAYPLETYFHTVICNSFEFQNTTLSNDLRYDIIPKSPKPKILNTSKYGEIVAGESVFAQPIQEDDPLLNMIDEDVLHRMPDNFVPGSWSSCQGINQGEDLCYR, from the exons ATGAGGATATCAAAGGTTTATTCATGGTTTTATGGTTATTATCCTTGGATGGTTGTTTTTGCTACAACTTTAGTATTGTTTGGAAGCTTATCAAAATCAAACAACAATCAAGATGAAGTTCCTTTGAAAGCTTCAAAGTTTCAGAAACCATTGAGGCTCCCAAATAAAGG GTATGGTTATCCACCTGTTCTTGCTTATTGGATTAGTGGCAGCAAAGGAGATAGTAATAAAATGGTGAGGTTGCTGAAAGCAATATATCATCCAAGAAACCAGTATCTGCTGCAACTTGATTCAGGTTCATCTGATTATGAAAGGGAAAATTTGGGATTCTTGATTGAATCCGAGACAGTGCTTCAAACATTCGGAAATGTTAATGTTGAAGGTAAAAGTTATGCAGTTAATAAGATGGGATCTTCAGCTCTTGCTGCTACACTTCATGCTGCTGCTTTGCTTCTTAAGATTAATTCAGATTGGGATTGGTTTATACCTTTAAGTGCCTCTTCTTATCCCCTACTGAATCAAGATG ATCTCCTCCATGCTTTTACTTTCCTTCCAAGGGAACTCAACTTCATTGATTATATTAGCAATCCGGGTTGGAAACA GAGGGGAGAGATTAACCGAATTGTTGTAGACCCCAACTTATATTATAAGAGCAATACCCCAATTAACTATGATGTTGAAACTCGAAAACCAGATGCTTTCGAGATTTTTGGAG GTTCACCATGGGTGATTCTTTCAAGATCATTCATGGAGTTTTGCATCTATGGATGGGATAACATTCCAAGAAAGCTATTAATGTATTTCACCAATGTAGCTTACCCTCTTGAAACCTATTTCCACACAGTGATTTGCAATTCATTTGAGTTTCAAAACACAACATTGAGCAATGATTTAAGGTACGATATTATTCCGAAATCCCCTAAGCCAAAGATTTTAAACACTTCGAAGTACGGTGAAATCGTAGCTGGTGAATCAGTTTTtgctcagccaattcaagaagaTGATCCATTGCTAAACATGATTGATGAAGATGTTCTGCATAGGATGCCTGATAATTTCGTGCCTGGGAGCTGGTCTTCTTGTCAAG GTATCAATCAAGGTGAAGATTTATGTTATAGGTAG
- the LOC107930423 gene encoding KH domain-containing protein HEN4: MEKRPPPETIQIRLLCPSAKTGALIGKGGSVIRQLQSLTSAKIRILDDPFEERIIQIVADNKTPLVSNNADNPNANANAEPKKDSSEDGCNSASGGGGGGGGTAGAGEEETPSSWSPLQKAVIRVFERIVKGDAADDKESEKESENLVACCRMLLAFNQAACLLGRGGWFLEKIGQENGTQIRVLTRDQLLPCAAPGDELLQITGNFSAVKKALFSISSFLQENIAHSQPDQFPPWGYQSGHHGADYHSRGYPPNPGHENAVAHNRGGLEEEVVFKLLCQADKVGSLIGKGGSVVRAMQNDTGAAIKIADTSHDSDERIVVISAREHAEQRYSPAQDAVVRVQSRIAEIGFEPGAPIVARLLVPLQQVGYLLGKGGHIVSEMRRATGANIRVSLKEQLSKSAGLQNDEVVQVIGSLQSVQDALFHITGRLRESILPMKPPFPGINPPPYLPPYPEMPPPLFRPRHNHVPPCPYPSPGGPFHGIDPSVGPPQPLDHQPPFSHGMDHMGPHNVDRGPYSYGGDRHGHGPMFDGPSSPGSWTPQAGTPRGVYDAGPGFVARNGRPGSGNQAPVLSNTKVEIVIPQIYLSHVYGESNSNLGHIRQISGANLVIHDPKPGATEGLVVVSGTSDQLRTAQSLIQAFILCGQTAA, translated from the exons ATGGAGAAACGGCCACCGCCGGAAACCATACAAATTCGGCTGCTCTGCCCATCAGCAAAAACCGGCGCACTAATAGGAAAAGGCGGCTCCGTTATTCGGCAACTCCAGTCTCTAACTTCTGCCAAAATTCGCATCCTCGACGATCCTTTCGAAGAACGTATAATCCAAATTGTCGCCGATAACAAAACTCCGTTGGTTTCCAACAACGCCGATAACCCAAACGCCAATGCCAATGCAGAGCCAAAGAAAGATTCCAGCGAAGATGGATGCAATTCTGCGTCGGGAGGGGGAGGGGGAGGAGGAGGTACCGCTGGTGCTGGGGAAGAGGAAACGCCTTCATCTTGGTCGCCGTTACAGAAGGCAGTTATTAGGGTTTTCGAGAGAATAGTGAAAGGGGATGCTGCTGATGATAAAGAAAGTGAAAAGGAAAGTGAAAATCTAGTCGCTTGTTGCAGAATGTTGCTGGCGTTTAATCAAGCTGCGTGTTTATTGGGAAGAGGGGGTTGGTTTTTGGAGAAGATTGGGCAAGAAAATGGGACTCAAATTAGAGTTTTGACTAGAGATCAGCTTCTACCGTGTGCTGCTCCAGGGGATGAGCTACTTCAG ATAACAGGGAACTTTTCAGCTGTAAAGAAAGCACTGTTCTCTATTTCAAGTTTTCTTCAAGAAAATATTGCACATTCTCAGCCGGACCAATTTCCTCCATGGGGTTATCAATCTGGTCATCATGGTGCAGATTATCATTCAAGGGGTTACCCTCCGAATCCAGGGCATGAGAATGCGGTAGCCCATAACAGAGGAGGATTGGAAGAGGAAGTGGTATTTAAATTGTTATGCCAAGCTGACAAGGTTGGTAGTTTGATAGGGAAAGGTGGTTCTGTGGTGCGGGCTATGCAGAATGACACTGGTGCAGCAATCAAGATTGCTGATACTTCTCATGATTCAGATGAGCGGATTGTAGTGATATCTGCACGAGAG CATGCAGAGCAAAGATATTCTCCAGCACAAGATGCTGTTGTACGAGTGCAGTCCAGAATTGCTGAGATTGGATTTGAACCTGGTGCTCCAATTGTTGCTCGTCTTCTTGTACCTTTGCAGCAGGTTGGTTACTTGTTGGGTAAAGGTGGTCATATTGTATCTGAAATGAGAAGAGCTACTGGTGCTAATATACGGGTATCTTTGAAAGAACAACTTTCAAAGTCTGCTGGACTCCAGAATGATGAAGTTGTACAG GTCATTGGTAGTTTGCAGTCAGTTCAAGATGCATTGTTTCATATCACAGGCAGGCTTCGGGAGTCTATACTCCCAATGAAACCTCCCTTTCCAGGCATTAATCCCCCTCCCTACTTACCTCCTTACCCTGAAATGCCACCTCCATTATTCAGGCCAAGACATAACCATGTCCCTCCATGTCCCTATCCTTCTCCAGGCGGACCTTTTCATGGCATTGACCCTTCTGTTGGTCCACCCCAACCACTCGATCACCAACCACCATTTTCGCATGGCATGGATCACATGGGTCCACATAATGTAGACCGCGGTCCGTATTCCTATGGTGGTGATAGACATGGACATGGTCCCATGTTTGATGGACCATCTTCTCCAGGATCTTGGACTCCTCAG GCTGGAACACCGAGGGGAGTCTATGATGCCGGTCCTGGCTTTGTTGCTAGAAATGGACGTCCAGGAAG TGGGAATCAAGCACCCGTTTTGAGTAACACAAAGGTTGAGATCGTGATTCCTCAAATATACTTATCCCATGTTTATGGGGAGAGTAATAGTAACCTGGGCCATATCAGGCAG ATTTCTGGAGCAAATTTGGTTATTCATGACCCAAAGCCAGGGGCCACTGAGGGTTTAGTTGTTGTCTCTGGAACATCGGATCAGTTACGTACTGCTCAAAGCCTTATTCAAGCTTTTATTCTATGCGGACAAACTGCAGCTTGA